A window from Chiroxiphia lanceolata isolate bChiLan1 chromosome 3, bChiLan1.pri, whole genome shotgun sequence encodes these proteins:
- the CCDC28A gene encoding coiled-coil domain-containing protein 28A isoform X3, whose protein sequence is MEERKIKRRSPKSSTSHPAQVANSKKSSVPVSKSTAFSNPAPQPAVQKPKLKRVIKEKAKPPGGEAKGAQAAPIQHSFLTDVSDVQEMERGLLSLLNDFHSGKLQAFGNECSIEQMEHVRSMQEKLARLNLELYGEMEELPEDKRKLASDSNLDRLLSDRAAL, encoded by the exons atggaagaaaggaAGATCAAGAGGAGGAGCCCCAAATCGTCTACCAGTCACCCTGCTCAGGTTGCTAACTCCAAGAAAAGCTCAGTGCCAGTCAGTAAGAGTACAGCCTTTTCCAAccctgccccacagcctgcTGTGCAGAAACCAAAGTTGAAACG tgtaataaAAGAGAAAGCCAAACCTCCAGGAGGTGAAGCAAAAGGGGCCCAGGCAGCACCAATCCAGCATTCTTTTCTCACAGATGTATCAGATGTCCAGGAAATGGAACGGGGACTTCTGAGTCTCTTGAATGACTTCCACTCTGGCAAACTTCAAGCATTTG GAAATGAATGTTCCATAGAGCAGATGGAGCATGTACGGAGTATGCAGGAGAAACTTGCTCGCCTCAACCTGGAGCTCTATGGGGAGATGGAAGAACTGCctgaagataaaagaaaactAGCCAGTGATTCCAACCTGGATAGGCTGCTGTCAGAT AGAGCTGCATTATAA
- the CCDC28A gene encoding coiled-coil domain-containing protein 28A isoform X2, whose product MEERKIKRRSPKSSTSHPAQVANSKKSSVPVSKSTAFSNPAPQPAVQKPKLKRVIKEKAKPPGGEAKGAQAAPIQHSFLTDVSDVQEMERGLLSLLNDFHSGKLQAFGNECSIEQMEHVRSMQEKLARLNLELYGEMEELPEDKRKLASDSNLDRLLSDLEELNSSIQKLHLADAQDIPNGTTG is encoded by the exons atggaagaaaggaAGATCAAGAGGAGGAGCCCCAAATCGTCTACCAGTCACCCTGCTCAGGTTGCTAACTCCAAGAAAAGCTCAGTGCCAGTCAGTAAGAGTACAGCCTTTTCCAAccctgccccacagcctgcTGTGCAGAAACCAAAGTTGAAACG tgtaataaAAGAGAAAGCCAAACCTCCAGGAGGTGAAGCAAAAGGGGCCCAGGCAGCACCAATCCAGCATTCTTTTCTCACAGATGTATCAGATGTCCAGGAAATGGAACGGGGACTTCTGAGTCTCTTGAATGACTTCCACTCTGGCAAACTTCAAGCATTTG GAAATGAATGTTCCATAGAGCAGATGGAGCATGTACGGAGTATGCAGGAGAAACTTGCTCGCCTCAACCTGGAGCTCTATGGGGAGATGGAAGAACTGCctgaagataaaagaaaactAGCCAGTGATTCCAACCTGGATAGGCTGCTGTCAGAT CTAGAAGAACTGAATTCATCTAT CCAAAAACTACATTTAGCAGATGCTCAAGATATTCCAAATGGTACCACAGGCTGA
- the CCDC28A gene encoding coiled-coil domain-containing protein 28A isoform X1: MEERKIKRRSPKSSTSHPAQVANSKKSSVPVSKSTAFSNPAPQPAVQKPKLKRVIKEKAKPPGGEAKGAQAAPIQHSFLTDVSDVQEMERGLLSLLNDFHSGKLQAFGNECSIEQMEHVRSMQEKLARLNLELYGEMEELPEDKRKLASDSNLDRLLSDVSTGQAENVELCPQHSAQESTATGWAVIYS; the protein is encoded by the exons atggaagaaaggaAGATCAAGAGGAGGAGCCCCAAATCGTCTACCAGTCACCCTGCTCAGGTTGCTAACTCCAAGAAAAGCTCAGTGCCAGTCAGTAAGAGTACAGCCTTTTCCAAccctgccccacagcctgcTGTGCAGAAACCAAAGTTGAAACG tgtaataaAAGAGAAAGCCAAACCTCCAGGAGGTGAAGCAAAAGGGGCCCAGGCAGCACCAATCCAGCATTCTTTTCTCACAGATGTATCAGATGTCCAGGAAATGGAACGGGGACTTCTGAGTCTCTTGAATGACTTCCACTCTGGCAAACTTCAAGCATTTG GAAATGAATGTTCCATAGAGCAGATGGAGCATGTACGGAGTATGCAGGAGAAACTTGCTCGCCTCAACCTGGAGCTCTATGGGGAGATGGAAGAACTGCctgaagataaaagaaaactAGCCAGTGATTCCAACCTGGATAGGCTGCTGTCAGATGTAAGTACTGGACAGGCAGAAAATGTGGAACTTTGCCCCCAGCATTCAGCTCAGGAAAGCACTGCTACTGGGTGGGCAGTGATTTACAGTTGA